One genomic segment of Coffea arabica cultivar ET-39 chromosome 6e, Coffea Arabica ET-39 HiFi, whole genome shotgun sequence includes these proteins:
- the LOC140009308 gene encoding cell division cycle protein 48 homolog, producing the protein MSNQAESSDSKGTKRDFSTAILERKKSPNRLVVDEAINDDNSVVALHPETMEKLQLFRGDTILIKGKKRRDTICIALADDTCDEPKIRMNKVVRSNLRVRLGDVVSVHQCPDVKYGKRVHILPIDDTVEGVTGNLFDAYLKPYFLEAYRPVRKGDLFLVRGGMRSVEFKVIESDPAEYCVVAPDTEIFCEGEPVRREDEDRLDEVGYDDVGGVRKQMAQIRELVELPLRHPQLFKSIGVKPPKGILLYGPPGSGKTLIARAVANETGAFFFCINGPEIMSKLAGESESNLRKAFEEAEKNAPSIIFIDEIDSIAPKREKTHGEVERRIVSQLLTLMDGLKSRAHVIVIGATNRPNSIDPALRRFGRFDREIDIGVPDEVGRLEVLRIHTKNMKLAEDVDLERISKDTHGYVGADLAALCTEAALQCIREKMDVIDLEDDSIDAEILNSMAVTNEHFQTALGTSNPSALRETVVEVPNVSWDDIGGLENVKRELQETVQYPVEHPEKFEKFGMSPSKGVLFYGPPGCGKTLLAKAIANECQANFISIKGPELLTMWFGESEANVREIFDKARQSAPCVLFFDELDSIATQRGSSVGDAGGAADRVLNQLLTEMDGMNAKKTVFIIGATNRPDIIDPALLRPGRLDQLIYIPLPDEDSRHQIFKASLRKSPVSKDVDLRALAKYTQGFSGADITEICQRACKYAIRENIEKDIERERRRRDNPEAMEEDVDDEVAEIKAAHFEESMKFARRSVSDADIRKYQAFAQTLQQSRGFGTEFRFSETSAGATGADPFAASAGGADEDDLYS; encoded by the exons ATGAGTAACCAGGCTGAATCTTCCGACTC GAAAGGAACAAAGAGGGATTTCAGTACTGCGATTTTAGAGAGGAAGAAGTCGCCCAATCGGCTCGTTGTCGATGAGGCAATCAACGATGATAATTCCGTCGTGGCCCTACACCCGGAAACCATGGAAAAGCTTCAGCTTTTCCGCGGCGACACCATCTTGATTAAG ggaaagaaaagaagggataCAATTTGCATTGCCCTTGCTGATGACACTTGTGATGAACCAAAGATTAGGATGAACAAGGTCGTCAGGTCAAACCTCAGGGTTAGGCTTGGAGATGTGGTTTCCGTGCATCAGTGTCCTGATGTCAAGTATGGGAAACGTGTTCACATCCTTCCCATTGATGATACTGTTGAAGGGGTTACTGGAAACCTTTTTGATGCTTATTTGAAGC CCTATTTCTTGGAGGCATATCGTCCTGTCAGGAAGGGTGACCTCTTCCTTGTAAGGGGAGGAATGAGAAGCGTAGAATTCAAAGTGATTGAATCTGACCCCGCTGAGTATTGTGTGGTTGCACCTGATACTGAAATCTTTTGTGAGGGAGAACCAGTGCGAAGGGAGGATGAAGATCGGTTGGATGAGGTTGGTTATGATGATGTTGGAGGAGTTCGTAAACAGATGGCTCAGATTCGTGAACTGGTAGAGTtgcctttgaggcatccacaaCTCTTTAAATCAATTGGTGTGAAGCCCCCAAAAGGAATTCTGCTTTATGGTCCTCCAGGATCTGGAAAGACCTTGATAGCCCGAGCTGTGGCTAATGAAACTGGTGCTTTCTTCTTCTGCATTAATGGACCTGAGATCATGTCAAAGCTGGCGGGAGAAAGTGAAAGCAATCTCCGGAAAGCATTTGAGGAAGCCGAGAAGAATGCCCCATCAATTATTTTTATCGATGAAATTGATTCTATTGCTCCTAAGCGTGAGAAGACGCATGGAGAAGTTGAGAGAAGAATTGTCTCTCAGCTCTTGACGCTTATGGATGGGCTTAAGTCCAGAGCCCACGTTATTGTCATAGGTGCTACTAACCGTCCCAATAGCATTGATCCTGCCCTGAGAAGGTTTGGGAGATTTGACAGGGAAATAGACATCGGTGTTCCAGATGAAGTTGGGCGGCTTGAGGTTCTTCGCATTCACACAAAGAATATGAAGCTTGCTGAAGAT GTTGATTTGGAAAGAATTTCCAAGGACACCCATGGTTATGTTGGTGCTGATTTAGCAGCTTTGTGTACTGAGGCTGCACTCCAGTGCATCAGGGAGAAAATGGATGTGATTGACCTGGAAGATGATTCTATTGATGCGGAGATACTCAACTCCATGGCCGTCACCAATGAGCACTTCCAGACTGCACTTGGGACAAGCAACCCTTCTGCTCTCCGAGAAACT GTGGTTGAAGTTCCAAATGTCAGCTGGGATGATATTGGAGGCCTTGAGAATGTTAAACGAGAGCTTCAAGAG ACTGTTCAATACCCAGTGGAGCATCCTGAGAAGTTTGAGAAATTTGGAATGTCCCCCTCAAAGGGAGTTCTTTTCTACGGCCCACCAGGCTGTGGCAAAACTTTGCTGGCAAAGGCTATTGCAAACGAGTGTCAAGCTAACTTTATTAGCATTAAGGGTCCTGAATTACTTACCATGTGGTTTGGAGAGAGTGAGGCCAACGTCAGAGAAATTTTTGACAAGGCTCGCCAATCTGCTCCTTGTGTACTCTTCTTTGATGAATTGGATTCAATTGCTACTCAG AGAGGAAGTAGTGTAGGAGATGCTGGAGGTGCTGCTGATAGGGTTTTGAATCAGCTGCTAACTGAAATGGATGGAATGAATGCAAAGAAAACTGTTTTCATTATTGGTGCCACCAACAGACCTGATATAATTGACCCTGCACTTTTGAGGCCTGGACGACTCGATCAGTTGATTTATATCCCTCTTCCAGATGAAGATTCTCGCCATCAGATATTCAAGGCGAGCCTCAGGAAATCGCCTGTTTCTAAAGACGTAGACTTGAGAGCTCTAGCCAAGTATACCCAAGGTTTTAGTGGAGCTGATATTACAGAGATATGTCAACGTGCCTGTAAATATGCTATCAGAGAGAATATTGAAAAA GATATTGAGAgggagaggaggaggagagatAATCCTGAGGCAATGGAGGAGGACGTGGATGATGAAGTTGCTGAAATCAAGGCTGCTCACTTTGAGGAATCCATGAAGTTTGCTCGTAGGAGTGTCAGTGATGCAGACATACGTAAATATCAGGCATTTGCTCAAACCTTGCAGCAGTCTAGAGGGTTTGGTACCGAATTCCGATTCTCTGAGACCAGTGCAGGTGCTACAGGCGCTGACCCTTTTGCAGCATCGGCTGGTGGAGCTGATGAAGATGACCTTTATAGTTAG
- the LOC140009309 gene encoding uncharacterized protein isoform X2: protein MALGLILGLGRSAFRRKRTSSLDILTSKRGPRDYYKGKNCKPTGFHTRKGGYVVVQEKLPNYVVPDLTDFKLKPYVSQCPIEIKATEGADSSK, encoded by the exons ATGGCGCTGGGATTGATATTAGGGCTGGGAAGGTCGGCATTCAGGAGGAAGCGGACATCTTCACTGGATATTCTCACTTCCAAAAGAGGCCCTCGGGATTACTATAAGGGAAAAAATTGCAAGCCTACTGGTTTCCACACTCGCAAAG GTGGCTATGTGGTGGTGCAAGAAAAGCTGCCTAACTATGTGGTTCCCGATCTAACGGACTTCAAG CTAAAACCATATGTATCTCAGTGCCCAATAGAAATTAAAGCTACTGAGGGTGCTGATTCATCTAAATGA
- the LOC140009309 gene encoding uncharacterized protein isoform X1 has translation MALGLILGLGRSAFRRKRTSSLDILTSKRGPRDYYKGKNCKPTGFHTRKGFPLILLWLFFGGYVVVQEKLPNYVVPDLTDFKLKPYVSQCPIEIKATEGADSSK, from the exons ATGGCGCTGGGATTGATATTAGGGCTGGGAAGGTCGGCATTCAGGAGGAAGCGGACATCTTCACTGGATATTCTCACTTCCAAAAGAGGCCCTCGGGATTACTATAAGGGAAAAAATTGCAAGCCTACTGGTTTCCACACTCGCAAAGGTTTTCCACTTATCTTGCTGTGGCTATTTTTTG GTGGCTATGTGGTGGTGCAAGAAAAGCTGCCTAACTATGTGGTTCCCGATCTAACGGACTTCAAG CTAAAACCATATGTATCTCAGTGCCCAATAGAAATTAAAGCTACTGAGGGTGCTGATTCATCTAAATGA